The Aminipila terrae nucleotide sequence CGGTTACTTCTTCCGGCCGTTCGTCAACCAGAAGAACAATCATCTCAATCTCAGGATACTTTGTCTCAATAGTATTGGCAATTTTCTTAAGAAGTATAGTCTTCCCCGCTTTTGGAGGTGCTACGATAATACCTCGCTGTCCTTTTCCAATAGGTGCAACCAGATCGATAAGCCTCATAGCCGTATCGCTTCTTATGCCAGTCTCTAATGACAGCCTTTCCTTCGGAAATATTGGCGTCAGATCATCAAAATCAGGCCTTTTTATAGCCACTCCCGGTTCATCACCATTTACAGTCAATACATAAAGCAGGGCGCCAAAACGCTCTCCCTCATTGGGCTTTCTTGATATACCTTTTATTTTGTCCCCTGTTTTCAGATTAAACCTTCTGATTTGTGACGGGGAAACATATATATCTTTTTCGCTGGTTAAAAAATTGGAAAACCGGAGAAATCCAAATCCTCCATCTGCCAGTTCCAGTATACCTTCCACCTCAGGTCTGTCATCTTTATGATATTTCTGGTCAATAGTTTCAGTGTTGTCCGTATTTACTCCTTTGTCACTCTGGGCCATTTCATTCTGTGCCGCAGTGGTTTCTGCTTCTTTAATAATATCCGGATCAATCATTACCGCCTGTTGGTCTTCCTGGGGCTTTGTCTCACCTGCCCCAAGTGCTTCCAGAAGTTCAGCTTTTTTCATTTTTTCATAACCTTCAATGGAAAAAGCTTTTGCAATTTCCCTAAGTTCTGAAATTTTTTTATTTTTTAAAACATTTTGTTCCATAAAAATTCCCCTTCAAAAATATTATATAACCCCCAGACCCGGGGGTATATAATACATTTCTAAATTATTTCGACAAGCTTCACTTCGTCAGCTAAAATTATGACACATTAGTCTGTTGTTACTGCACCATCAGTGGTTTTTTCTGTCTGAACCGAGTAAATCTCTCTTATCATATCTTCTGTTTTCTTCTTATCTGGATAAACATAGTATGGTGGCTCCGGATCCGGATTGTTTGGAAGCGTATAGGTTTTTATATCACTCTCAGAAATGCCCATTGCTTTGGTTGCCAGACCTAAAGCGGTTCCCAGAGTAATATCGGAATCCACATTCTGAAAAACAGTCTTGGCAACAGAAGGAAGATTCAGGCCGATGCACTGTTTGAATGCACTTTTTATAAACTCCTGCTGGGCTTTTACTCTTCCCAGATCACCTTCCGCATATCCATGCCTGAACCTTAAAAATTGAACAGCATGTTCCCCATCAAGGGTCTGTTGTCCTGCTTTTAATGCAATTTTCAAAGGCGGCTTATCATATGGGTCTGTATAATACATACCCCCCTTATGGTTTATATCCGGAATGTTCATAGGAACTCCGCCCATGGAATTGACTATTTTTTTAACGCCATCATATTCAATAACGGCATAATAATTAATTGGCATACCACAAAGCAGTTTACTTACAGCCTTTGCCGTATTGACCGGATTGCCCTTGTATGCAGCATTTAATTTTTTTTCAGCCAGTCCTTCGCTGCCTTTTCTTTCGTAATATGTATCTCTTGGTACGGAGATTACATCTACCTTTTTATTATCCATATCAAAACTTACCAGCATAATTGTATCTGTTAATCCGCCATTTACGCCAAGTAAAAGGACGTTTGCCCTTTTAGAGTCTTTAAAAGATTGAAAAAATGGACTGTTTTCATCTACCAGAGATTCCAGTTTCAATTCATCTTCCAGTACGGGAGTATATTCTTTTCCTGGGTCAAAAGGCTTAATATCCGCCACTTTCCCAATTAGTGAGGTAACCCCTAAACCACCTACCGTTAAAATAACAAATGCGATAAAAAAAGTTCTTAAAAATATCTTTCCATTACTGGTTTGTTTTTTATTTTTCATTTTACCCTTATTTCCTGTTTTAGCAGATGGTATAACCTGATACTCTTCATAATCATAACCTGCTCGTTCTGCTTCCCACTGCCGTGCTCTGGCTTCTCTTTCTCTTGCCCTTTGCTTCTTCTCAGCTCTGTTCATTTGTCCGTTTATAACCTCTCTTGTAACCGTTTTCCCTCTTCTATTATTCCTGAACTTATATTTTATACTATTTACAAGTAAAAATAAACACTATAAATCAAAAAACTGCCGCGAGAAAAAGGCTGTCTCAAAATAAAATGGCATATATATGCGGATTTATTATTTGAAGCAGCCCATTTTTTGATTTTATATTATAAATTTTCTTTTGTATTTACTCTGTATCATTCTGGCTTTCTGATTCTTTTTCTGTTGGAGTTTTGTAAATTTTCTCAATCATTTCACCAGTTTTAGCAGTATCTGCAAACCAGTAAGATGCCCCATTCACTGTCTTAGGGCCACCTGGGGTCAGATAAGTAGTCATATTTTTGGTATCCAGATTAATGGCTTTTGTAGCAATTTTAGTTGCCATGCCCAGGGTTATATCTGAATCGATTTCCTTTAATCCCAGCTTCACTACACCCGGAAGTTCTGGTCCAATTGCCTGCTTTAAGGCTGACTGAATAAACTGCTGCTGAGCTTTTACTCTTCCAATATCCCCTTCGGGATAACCGTGTCTGTATCTCAGGAATTGAACAGCCTTCTTTCCATCCAGAGTCTGTTGTCCTTTCACAATATATATGTGGAGTGGAGGTTTGTCATATGGATCGTCATACTTCATGGTAAATGGTATGTCCATAGGAACTCCCCCTATTTTGTCTACTATTTTTTCTACATCACTAAACTCAATGACTGCATAATAATTAATGGGAATGCCCAATAATGTATCACTGACAGCCTTAGCTGTACCGATAACTCCTTCACTGCCATAAACTGCATTGATTTTCTGCGCAGCAGCGCCTTTGTAATGTTTCCTTGGATAATATGTATCTCGGGGCACAGAGATAACATCCAGTTTTTGATTTTTCATATCATAGCTTGCAAGCATAATGGTATCTGTCAACCCATCATTATCACCCAATACTAAAATATTTACACGCTCACTCTTTGAAAACATGCCATAATAAGGACCACTTTTATCAACGATATAATCCATGTCCTTCATGAGTGATTCGTTTCCCCCGAATATACGAACCTCTCCCACTTTCCCCAGTGTAAATCGCACTGGCATAAGGGCTACTGTAAATATTACAAATGATATTAGAAAAAATTTTGCAAATTGCTTTTTATTATTCATTTCCTTTTCCCCTTTTATAATCATCAATTCAATATATACCAATTTGCAGAATATTGCAAGAAAAAAAGGTCATCTATTAATAGATGACCTTGGATTTATATAGAATTAAGCATTATTTGCTGTAATCGAAGAAGCCGACACCAGTCTTTCTTCCCAGCTTATTTGCTCTTACCATTTTTGTAAGTAATGGATGAGGTCTGTATTTTGTATCACCAAATTCTTTGTATAGAGTTTCCATGATAGCCAGACAAACATCCAGTCCAATCAGATCCCCTAATGCAAGAGGTCCCATTGGATGGTTCGCACCCAGTTTCATAGCTTCATCAATACCCTCTGCATTAGCTACGCCATCAGCAAGGATACCAACAGCTTCGTTGATCATTGGAATTAAGATTCTGTTTACAACAAATCCAGGAGCTTCTGCAACATCTACAGGAGTCTTTCCTAAAGATTTTGCAAGATCAACAATAGTAGTTCTTGTTTCTTCTGAAGTGGTAAGTCCTTTAACAATTTCAACCAGTTTCATAGCTGGAACCGGATTAAAGAAATGCATTCCGATAATCCTGTCAGGTCTGTTAGTTGCAGCTGCGATTTCAGTGATTGAAAGAGCGGATGTGTTGGTAGCAATAATGGTCTCCGGCTTGCAAAGCTCATCTAATTCTTTAAACAATGCTTTCTTTGAATCCATGTCTTCTGTAGCAGCTTCCATGATAAGGTCAGCATCCTTTACGATGGCAATGTCTGTTGAGCCATGGATCCTACCCATGATTTCTTCTTTAGCCTCCGCAGTGATTTTTTCCTTTGCAACTAGTCTGTCTAAGTTCTTACTAACTGTTGCAATACCCTTTTCAACAGAAGCTTCTCTTCTGGCCCTGATTACAACCTCATAACCATTCTGGGCAAGAACCTGAATAATTCCGGCACCCATCGTGCCTGTTCCTAATACACCAATTTTCTTCATCACAATTATCCTCCTTGGTTTATGTTTAATCCTTCATATCGCATTATTCATGCTATAGATATTATAACATACTCCATGGGAATGTGTTGTTTTTTTTTTAACGCAATCAATGTCCACGATTCAGCTGTAAAAGCTGGTATCATTGGAATTAAGGCCTTCGAATCATCATTATTCAGATTGTATTTCGTTATCTTTTTCACAACAGATTTTTCAACAAAATAGGAGCTATATCTGACTCAGTTTTTTCTTCATTTCTTCTTTGTACTGTTCTACTCCTGGCTGGTTAAAAGGATTTACCCCCATTAAATACGAGGTAATTGCGCAGGTAGTCTCAAAAAAATAAATCATCTGTCCAAAATTAAAAGCATTCAGCTCCGGAATATCAATTCTAATTACCGGAATTCCTGCTGCACTATGGGCAGATATTACGCCCTCCATGGCTGCCTTGTTAATCTGGCTTAGACTTTTCCCAGCCACTAGGTCTCCAGCACTCTCTGGAACAATCAAATCCCGGGAAGGTTTTTCTATATTTAAAACTGTTTCAAAGAAAATCTGCCGTCCCTCCTGCAGAAACTGACCCATGCTGTGCAAGTCAGAGCTGAATCGGAGAGAATCCGGATATAGCCCCTTGCCCTCTTTTCCCTCACTTTCTCCAAAAAGCTGTTTCAGCCATTCTGCAAAAAACTCCAACTGAGGTTCATAGTACTCAAAAATTTCTAATTCTTTGCCTGACTGCAAAAGAGCGAAACGGGCAGTCGCATAATTTACAGCATCTAAGTCCCAGGCCGGGGATACAGCCATAGCTTCCGCCCCAGCCAGCATAGCCCGAATATCAATTCCTGCGGCTGCCATGGGCAGAAGACCTACAGGAGTAAGAACGGAATAACGTCCCCCTATG carries:
- the rho gene encoding transcription termination factor Rho, which encodes MEQNVLKNKKISELREIAKAFSIEGYEKMKKAELLEALGAGETKPQEDQQAVMIDPDIIKEAETTAAQNEMAQSDKGVNTDNTETIDQKYHKDDRPEVEGILELADGGFGFLRFSNFLTSEKDIYVSPSQIRRFNLKTGDKIKGISRKPNEGERFGALLYVLTVNGDEPGVAIKRPDFDDLTPIFPKERLSLETGIRSDTAMRLIDLVAPIGKGQRGIIVAPPKAGKTILLKKIANTIETKYPEIEMIVLLVDERPEEVTDMKRSLVSGEVIYSTFDEMPQHHVKVAEMVLARAQRLAEHGKDVVILLDSITRLARAYNLVVPASGRTLSGGLDPGALHKPKKFFGAARKLEEGGSITILATALVETGSRMDDVIFEEFKGTGNMELHLDRKLSEKRIFPAINLNKSGTRREDLLMSPEEIEAVWMVRRAMANLGTQEVTETIIDNLAHTRNNADFIQVIKKSKLAEQK
- a CDS encoding LCP family protein, which produces MNRAEKKQRAREREARARQWEAERAGYDYEEYQVIPSAKTGNKGKMKNKKQTSNGKIFLRTFFIAFVILTVGGLGVTSLIGKVADIKPFDPGKEYTPVLEDELKLESLVDENSPFFQSFKDSKRANVLLLGVNGGLTDTIMLVSFDMDNKKVDVISVPRDTYYERKGSEGLAEKKLNAAYKGNPVNTAKAVSKLLCGMPINYYAVIEYDGVKKIVNSMGGVPMNIPDINHKGGMYYTDPYDKPPLKIALKAGQQTLDGEHAVQFLRFRHGYAEGDLGRVKAQQEFIKSAFKQCIGLNLPSVAKTVFQNVDSDITLGTALGLATKAMGISESDIKTYTLPNNPDPEPPYYVYPDKKKTEDMIREIYSVQTEKTTDGAVTTD
- a CDS encoding LCP family protein, with translation MNNKKQFAKFFLISFVIFTVALMPVRFTLGKVGEVRIFGGNESLMKDMDYIVDKSGPYYGMFSKSERVNILVLGDNDGLTDTIMLASYDMKNQKLDVISVPRDTYYPRKHYKGAAAQKINAVYGSEGVIGTAKAVSDTLLGIPINYYAVIEFSDVEKIVDKIGGVPMDIPFTMKYDDPYDKPPLHIYIVKGQQTLDGKKAVQFLRYRHGYPEGDIGRVKAQQQFIQSALKQAIGPELPGVVKLGLKEIDSDITLGMATKIATKAINLDTKNMTTYLTPGGPKTVNGASYWFADTAKTGEMIEKIYKTPTEKESESQNDTE
- a CDS encoding 3-hydroxybutyryl-CoA dehydrogenase, which translates into the protein MKKIGVLGTGTMGAGIIQVLAQNGYEVVIRARREASVEKGIATVSKNLDRLVAKEKITAEAKEEIMGRIHGSTDIAIVKDADLIMEAATEDMDSKKALFKELDELCKPETIIATNTSALSITEIAAATNRPDRIIGMHFFNPVPAMKLVEIVKGLTTSEETRTTIVDLAKSLGKTPVDVAEAPGFVVNRILIPMINEAVGILADGVANAEGIDEAMKLGANHPMGPLALGDLIGLDVCLAIMETLYKEFGDTKYRPHPLLTKMVRANKLGRKTGVGFFDYSK
- a CDS encoding glucose-6-phosphate isomerase, whose product is MDLGIDVSKAGISMEEIKQCSKDIEKVMEKLWSGKEEMTGWVKLPLQIDQEQLGKILDAAIVIQDQCEELIVIGIGGSYLGTRAAVNALVGYDEIYDTGVPADRYPSVKFAGNTMSAVYLDKLLEDIRKKEVCLCIISKSGNTIEPSIAFAVLKEELIKKYGKEKASKRIYAITDANTGVLREEADREGYVSFNVPDDIGGRYSVLTPVGLLPMAAAGIDIRAMLAGAEAMAVSPAWDLDAVNYATARFALLQSGKELEIFEYYEPQLEFFAEWLKQLFGESEGKEGKGLYPDSLRFSSDLHSMGQFLQEGRQIFFETVLNIEKPSRDLIVPESAGDLVAGKSLSQINKAAMEGVISAHSAAGIPVIRIDIPELNAFNFGQMIYFFETTCAITSYLMGVNPFNQPGVEQYKEEMKKKLSQI